In the Sinorhizobium arboris LMG 14919 genome, one interval contains:
- a CDS encoding DUF1697 domain-containing protein, with protein METYVALLHSIVLGGGRRVVMADLKAVAEGLGYQEPRTLAATGNLVFRAPEQPLPKLEAELESAFAAAFGRHVDIIMRTAEEWLSLARGNPFLAESEKDPASVHVRVMRAPLEAGTAERLLGYCTRGERVAIVHGDLWVDFGGKPSESRLLGVMTTKRLGIGTVRNWNTVKGLRGMVAG; from the coding sequence GTGGAGACCTACGTCGCCTTGCTCCACAGTATCGTTCTCGGCGGCGGCCGCCGCGTCGTCATGGCTGACCTGAAGGCTGTGGCGGAAGGACTTGGCTATCAGGAACCGCGCACGCTTGCTGCGACGGGCAATCTCGTGTTCCGCGCGCCGGAGCAACCGTTGCCGAAGCTCGAGGCCGAGCTCGAAAGCGCATTCGCCGCCGCCTTCGGCCGGCATGTCGATATCATCATGCGTACTGCCGAGGAATGGCTGTCGCTCGCCCGCGGTAATCCCTTCCTCGCCGAAAGCGAGAAAGACCCGGCAAGCGTCCACGTTCGGGTGATGCGCGCGCCGCTCGAGGCAGGCACCGCGGAGCGGCTCCTAGGCTATTGTACCAGGGGCGAACGGGTGGCTATCGTCCATGGCGATCTATGGGTGGATTTCGGCGGAAAGCCGAGCGAGTCCAGGTTGCTCGGAGTCATGACGACCAAGCGGCTCGGCATCGGGACGGTGCGCAACTGGAACACGGTGAAGGGTCTGCGTGGAATGGTCGCCGGTTGA
- a CDS encoding iron-sulfur cluster assembly scaffold protein, giving the protein MIDDIYNSRILEFAGNIPRLGMLAEADAEAAAHSKLCGSKVRIWLKMDGEIVTDFAHDVKACALGQASSSIMARHVVGAHADEIRKAREDMLAMLKADGEGPSGRFEDMRFLKPVKDYKARHASTMLTFDAVVDAIGQIEARRLAAAV; this is encoded by the coding sequence ATGATTGACGACATTTACAACAGCAGGATTCTCGAATTCGCAGGCAATATTCCGCGCCTTGGAATGTTGGCGGAAGCCGATGCCGAGGCCGCCGCGCATTCCAAGCTTTGCGGCTCGAAGGTGAGAATCTGGCTGAAGATGGATGGCGAAATCGTCACCGACTTCGCCCATGACGTCAAAGCCTGCGCCCTCGGCCAAGCGTCCTCTTCCATCATGGCGCGGCACGTCGTCGGCGCCCATGCGGACGAGATCCGCAAGGCTCGCGAGGACATGCTGGCCATGCTGAAGGCCGACGGGGAAGGCCCATCGGGCCGTTTCGAGGACATGCGGTTCCTAAAACCCGTCAAGGACTACAAAGCGCGCCATGCCTCGACGATGCTGACTTTCGATGCCGTCGTCGATGCCATCGGCCAGATAGAGGCCAGGCGCCTCGCTGCGGCCGTCTGA
- a CDS encoding aldolase/citrate lyase family protein: MSVNGAQTILPILYLPAGEPPPPKEILTAVQAVVMTGGKTGWPPSVPPRQDTGCLLLARIGTSGDPGEDELAALIGNGFDGVVLAGCRGPADIQRVDVLLKVAEAAAGIAQGRTVILAEYATAPESVLSPHSLADASPRLSALVFDASALAEACGFRRVTETGDVPAAVRAGRAAAALRAREARIAAYDMLPVDADDEATVRRLWRNSIENGFSSVAIRWPQQIALLAAAGAVPESGAG; the protein is encoded by the coding sequence ATGTCTGTTAACGGCGCGCAAACCATCCTACCGATCCTGTATCTGCCGGCCGGTGAACCGCCGCCCCCGAAGGAGATCCTGACCGCCGTTCAAGCGGTCGTGATGACGGGCGGCAAAACCGGCTGGCCCCCCTCGGTTCCGCCGCGGCAGGATACAGGCTGCCTGTTGCTCGCTCGAATCGGAACGAGCGGCGATCCCGGCGAAGACGAGCTTGCCGCTTTGATCGGCAACGGCTTCGACGGCGTCGTTCTGGCCGGATGCCGCGGCCCCGCAGACATTCAACGGGTCGATGTGCTGCTCAAGGTCGCCGAGGCGGCGGCCGGCATCGCCCAGGGCCGAACGGTGATTCTTGCCGAATACGCAACGGCGCCGGAAAGCGTCCTGTCGCCTCATTCGCTGGCGGATGCCTCCCCGCGCCTCTCGGCACTGGTGTTCGATGCCTCGGCCCTCGCCGAAGCTTGTGGTTTCCGGCGCGTGACCGAAACGGGCGATGTGCCGGCTGCCGTTCGAGCCGGCCGCGCGGCGGCAGCCCTGAGGGCCCGCGAAGCCCGCATCGCGGCTTACGACATGCTGCCAGTCGACGCCGATGATGAGGCGACCGTGCGACGCCTGTGGAGAAACAGCATCGAGAACGGCTTTTCGAGCGTTGCCATCCGCTGGCCGCAACAGATCGCTCTTCTTGCGGCTGCAGGCGCTGTACCGGAGTCTGGAGCGGGATGA
- a CDS encoding nitroreductase family protein gives MKTEIKLVDYLASRRSIPAFQMGEPGPGRAEVEEMLKLASRVPDHGKLAPWRFIVYRGQERARISAELKKMALAAKPDMPEEMIKVEETRLTRAPVVVAVVSKAAPHFKIPEWEQQMSAGAVCLNLLMAANAVGYASNWLTEWYAFDERAYPLLGVAPGEKIAGFIHIGTAMVPPTERPRPELEEIVTWIGEDG, from the coding sequence ATGAAAACCGAAATAAAGCTTGTCGACTACCTTGCGTCCCGCCGGTCCATTCCGGCCTTCCAGATGGGCGAACCGGGGCCCGGCCGGGCAGAGGTCGAGGAGATGCTGAAGCTCGCCTCCCGCGTGCCGGACCACGGAAAGTTGGCGCCATGGCGATTCATCGTCTACCGGGGCCAAGAGAGGGCACGCATCAGCGCCGAGTTGAAGAAAATGGCACTTGCCGCCAAGCCGGACATGCCGGAAGAGATGATCAAGGTCGAGGAGACGCGGCTGACGCGCGCGCCCGTCGTCGTCGCCGTTGTCAGCAAGGCGGCGCCGCATTTCAAGATTCCCGAATGGGAGCAGCAGATGTCGGCTGGAGCCGTCTGCCTCAACCTGCTGATGGCCGCGAATGCGGTCGGCTACGCCTCGAACTGGCTGACGGAGTGGTATGCCTTCGACGAACGGGCCTATCCTCTGCTCGGCGTTGCGCCGGGCGAAAAGATTGCAGGCTTCATTCACATCGGCACGGCCATGGTGCCACCGACGGAGCGCCCCAGGCCCGAACTCGAGGAGATCGTCACCTGGATCGGGGAGGACGGCTGA
- a CDS encoding flavin reductase family protein encodes MFYDTAGNRHGLPHDPFKAIVSPRPIGWIGTRAADGALNLAPYSFFNAISDRPKLVMFASSGYKDSVRNIEATGEFTASFASRNLSEAVNLTSVTAPHGESEFEIAGLTPVGGTLVKAPFVGEAFAALECRMTEIFRPKGIDGVVSDSYVVIGAVVGIHIREDAIRDGRFDVATVKPLARLGYMDYCDGGDVFEMTRPVR; translated from the coding sequence ATGTTCTATGACACCGCCGGCAACCGGCACGGCCTGCCGCACGATCCCTTCAAGGCGATCGTGTCGCCGAGGCCGATCGGCTGGATCGGCACGCGCGCGGCCGACGGGGCGCTGAATCTCGCGCCCTATTCCTTTTTCAACGCCATCAGCGACCGGCCGAAACTCGTGATGTTCGCCTCGAGCGGCTACAAGGATTCGGTACGAAACATCGAGGCGACCGGGGAGTTTACCGCGAGTTTTGCCAGCCGCAACCTGAGCGAGGCGGTCAATCTCACCTCGGTGACTGCCCCGCATGGTGAAAGCGAGTTCGAGATCGCAGGACTGACGCCCGTCGGCGGAACGCTCGTGAAGGCTCCCTTCGTGGGCGAGGCATTCGCGGCGCTGGAATGCCGGATGACGGAAATCTTTCGTCCGAAGGGTATCGATGGCGTCGTTTCCGACAGCTATGTCGTCATCGGCGCAGTGGTCGGCATTCACATCCGCGAGGATGCCATTCGCGATGGGCGGTTCGACGTGGCGACCGTCAAGCCGCTCGCCCGGCTCGGCTATATGGACTATTGCGATGGCGGCGACGTCTTCGAAATGACGCGGCCTGTTCGCTAG
- a CDS encoding DUF2267 domain-containing protein translates to MRAVTIPMEYRQASAEFDRFIVDARDIAALQTTNQAYTMVQAVLYAFRRRLEISDALLFANVLPPVLRAIFVADWDLEEPALPFSERRAMTREVQAFRGNHNVSPDTAIADVAAALRRNVDDKPLDRVLARLPAGAVDFWRA, encoded by the coding sequence GTGAGAGCCGTGACCATTCCGATGGAGTACCGGCAGGCCTCTGCGGAGTTCGACCGTTTCATCGTCGATGCGCGCGACATTGCCGCTCTTCAGACCACCAACCAGGCCTATACGATGGTGCAGGCGGTGCTTTACGCTTTCCGCCGCCGCCTCGAAATTTCCGACGCCCTGCTTTTCGCCAATGTGCTGCCGCCGGTCCTTCGAGCGATCTTCGTCGCCGACTGGGACCTGGAGGAGCCGGCGCTGCCGTTCTCCGAGCGCCGCGCGATGACGCGAGAGGTACAGGCATTCCGCGGCAATCACAACGTCTCGCCGGACACAGCCATCGCAGATGTAGCCGCGGCGTTGCGGCGTAACGTCGACGATAAGCCGTTGGATCGCGTGCTCGCACGGCTGCCGGCCGGCGCAGTCGATTTCTGGCGGGCTTGA
- the thrS gene encoding threonine--tRNA ligase gives MSHSVSLTFPDGSEREFAAGTTGRDVAESISKSLAKKAVAIAIDGELRDLSDSVTAGRIEIVTREDKRALELIRHDAAHVMAEAVQELWPGTQVTIGPVIDNGFYYDFAKNEPFTPDDLPVIEKKMREIIARNRPFTKEVWSRDKAKEVFAAKGEAYKVELVDAIPEGQDLKIYYQGDWFDLCRGPHMASTGQIGTAFKLMKVAGAYWRGDSNNPMLTRIYGTAWHTQEELDQYLHVLAEAEKRDHRRLGREMDLFHFQEEGPGVVFWHGKGWRIFQSLVAYMRRRLEGDYQEVNAPQVLDKSLWETSGHWGWYRDNMFKVTVAGDETDDDRVFALKPMNCPGHIQIFKHGLKSYRELPVRLAEFGAVHRYEPSGALHGLMRVRGFTQDDAHIFCTDEQMAAECLKINDLILSVYEDFGFKEIVVKLSTRPEKRVGSDELWDRAEAVMTDVLKTIEEQSEGRIKTGILPGEGAFYGPKFEYTLKDAIGREWQCGTTQVDFNLPERFGAFYIDSESEKRQPVMIHRAICGSMERFLGILLENYAGHMPLWISPLQVVVATITSEADDYGREVAERLRDAGLTVETDFRNEKINYKVREHSVTKVPVIVVCGKREAEERSVNIRRLGSQAQTAMSLDEAVASLSAEAMAPDLKRRAERNARV, from the coding sequence ATGTCGCATTCCGTTTCCCTTACATTTCCTGATGGCTCCGAGCGAGAGTTTGCCGCCGGGACGACCGGCCGCGATGTCGCGGAATCGATCTCGAAGTCGCTCGCGAAGAAGGCCGTCGCGATCGCCATCGACGGCGAGCTGCGCGACCTCTCGGATTCCGTGACGGCAGGCAGGATCGAGATCGTCACGCGCGAGGACAAGCGCGCGCTCGAGCTCATCCGCCACGACGCGGCCCATGTCATGGCGGAGGCCGTGCAGGAATTGTGGCCGGGAACGCAGGTGACCATCGGCCCGGTTATCGACAACGGCTTCTATTACGACTTTGCCAAGAACGAGCCCTTCACGCCCGACGACCTGCCCGTCATCGAGAAGAAGATGCGGGAGATCATCGCCCGCAACAGGCCCTTCACCAAGGAGGTCTGGTCGCGCGACAAGGCCAAGGAGGTCTTTGCCGCCAAGGGGGAGGCCTACAAAGTCGAACTCGTGGACGCCATCCCCGAAGGCCAGGACCTGAAGATCTATTACCAGGGCGACTGGTTCGATCTCTGCCGCGGGCCGCACATGGCCTCGACGGGCCAGATAGGCACGGCCTTCAAGCTGATGAAGGTGGCCGGCGCCTATTGGCGCGGCGACAGCAACAACCCGATGCTGACGCGCATCTACGGCACCGCCTGGCACACTCAGGAGGAGCTGGATCAGTACCTGCACGTGCTCGCCGAAGCGGAGAAGCGTGACCACCGCCGGCTCGGCCGCGAGATGGACCTCTTCCACTTCCAGGAGGAAGGGCCGGGCGTGGTCTTCTGGCATGGAAAAGGCTGGCGGATATTCCAGAGTCTGGTGGCCTATATGCGCCGCCGGCTCGAGGGCGACTATCAGGAGGTCAATGCTCCCCAGGTCCTCGACAAATCGCTCTGGGAGACCTCAGGTCACTGGGGCTGGTATCGTGACAACATGTTCAAGGTGACTGTTGCCGGCGACGAAACGGACGATGATCGCGTCTTCGCGCTGAAGCCGATGAATTGCCCCGGGCACATACAGATCTTCAAGCACGGCTTGAAGTCTTACCGCGAACTGCCTGTTCGGCTGGCCGAATTCGGCGCGGTGCACCGCTACGAACCCTCCGGTGCGCTGCACGGTCTCATGCGCGTCCGCGGCTTCACGCAGGACGATGCGCATATCTTCTGCACCGACGAGCAGATGGCGGCCGAATGCCTGAAAATCAACGATCTGATCCTTTCCGTCTATGAAGACTTCGGTTTCAAGGAGATCGTCGTGAAGCTCTCGACGCGCCCGGAAAAGCGCGTGGGTTCCGATGAGCTCTGGGATCGGGCCGAGGCCGTGATGACGGACGTCTTGAAGACCATCGAGGAGCAGTCCGAAGGTCGCATCAAGACCGGCATTCTACCGGGCGAGGGCGCATTCTACGGCCCGAAGTTCGAATACACGCTGAAGGACGCGATCGGCCGCGAATGGCAGTGCGGAACGACGCAGGTCGATTTCAACCTGCCGGAACGTTTCGGCGCCTTCTACATCGACAGCGAATCCGAAAAGCGTCAGCCGGTGATGATTCATCGCGCCATTTGCGGTTCGATGGAGCGTTTCCTCGGCATCCTGCTTGAGAACTATGCCGGCCACATGCCGCTGTGGATATCGCCCCTGCAGGTGGTGGTCGCGACGATCACGTCGGAGGCCGACGACTATGGCCGCGAAGTCGCCGAGCGCTTGCGTGATGCGGGGCTGACGGTTGAGACCGATTTCCGCAACGAAAAGATCAATTACAAGGTCCGCGAGCATTCGGTGACGAAGGTTCCGGTGATCGTCGTCTGCGGCAAGCGCGAAGCGGAGGAGCGCTCGGTCAATATCCGTCGCCTGGGCTCTCAGGCGCAAACGGCAATGTCTCTGGACGAGGCGGTCGCATCGCTTTCGGCCGAAGCCATGGCGCCGGACCTCAAGCGCAGGGCGGAGCGGAACGCCCGCGTCTGA
- a CDS encoding DUF2336 domain-containing protein: protein MIIQAFLRWVETAKASERASAASALGRAYARADVNGIDRQAVEMAMTFLLDDPSPKVRRSLVEALADCPIVPRSIIKALAKDQPEIAYIAISRSPVLNDDDLIDMAADGGAEMRAMIASRSTVSCAVAAAIAEIGGEEEVVILLENPGAMLSPGSLRRIADRLGDGVATRGPLLERRDLPSDARQTLAEKVGAALAASDLVRAAIGEDRAQRVARESCDAAALTLSSDSAKEELRRMVARLRESGRLTPALLLTALCSGRAEFFSAAIVDLSGVPEKRVRAILSGGRFHSIRALLESAGLGPEVSGIFSEAVLFCQSDADANDDRTLSVAARLSNRLRHRSLGGYTAVAELAERLTFAEQRQMARNYALLLARKVA, encoded by the coding sequence GTGATCATACAAGCATTTCTTCGCTGGGTGGAAACGGCGAAAGCCAGCGAACGCGCCAGTGCCGCCAGTGCGCTTGGTCGTGCCTATGCCAGGGCCGATGTGAACGGCATCGATCGGCAGGCGGTCGAAATGGCGATGACCTTTCTTCTCGACGATCCTTCGCCCAAAGTGCGTCGGTCTCTCGTCGAAGCGCTGGCCGATTGCCCGATTGTGCCGCGCTCGATCATCAAGGCGCTTGCGAAGGACCAGCCCGAAATCGCCTATATCGCCATCTCCCGTTCTCCGGTCTTGAACGATGACGATCTTATCGACATGGCGGCGGACGGCGGCGCGGAGATGCGTGCGATGATCGCCTCCCGCAGCACCGTCTCATGCGCGGTTGCGGCTGCCATCGCCGAGATCGGCGGCGAGGAAGAGGTGGTCATTCTGTTGGAAAATCCGGGGGCCATGCTTTCCCCGGGCTCGCTGCGGCGAATTGCCGACCGTCTCGGGGACGGCGTGGCCACGCGCGGGCCGTTGCTCGAGCGCCGTGATCTGCCGAGCGACGCGCGACAAACTCTCGCCGAGAAAGTCGGCGCGGCGCTTGCTGCCTCCGACCTGGTACGGGCCGCAATCGGCGAGGATCGGGCGCAGCGCGTCGCGCGGGAGTCTTGCGACGCGGCAGCGCTGACGCTTTCCTCGGATTCCGCGAAGGAGGAACTACGGCGGATGGTTGCCCGTCTCCGCGAGTCCGGCCGCCTGACGCCGGCTCTGCTGTTGACGGCGCTTTGCAGCGGCAGGGCTGAGTTTTTTTCTGCGGCGATCGTCGATCTGTCAGGAGTGCCGGAAAAGCGCGTTCGAGCGATCCTTTCGGGTGGGCGATTCCACTCGATCAGGGCTCTCCTCGAATCTGCGGGGCTTGGCCCCGAAGTGAGCGGGATATTTTCGGAGGCCGTCTTGTTCTGCCAAAGTGACGCAGATGCGAACGACGATCGAACCCTCTCCGTCGCCGCCAGGCTTTCGAATCGTCTTCGCCACCGAAGCCTTGGCGGATACACCGCCGTAGCCGAACTCGCGGAGCGGCTGACCTTTGCCGAGCAGCGGCAGATGGCGCGCAACTACGCCCTGCTGCTCGCCCGCAAGGTCGCCTGA
- a CDS encoding GNAT family N-acetyltransferase: protein MTAVTIAEESPRQPAVIRLLELSDAYAASLYPAESNHLVDLSQLEQPTVSFFVARLAGRIVGCCALVEAGDGTAEIKRMFVDPEARGLKLGRLLLSALEAKAEKLGLTAIRLETGIYQPEAIGLYKASGYVETAPFGSYRPDPLSLFMEKPVGQEA from the coding sequence ATGACTGCCGTAACCATCGCCGAAGAGTCGCCGCGCCAGCCGGCCGTAATCCGACTGCTCGAATTGTCCGATGCCTATGCGGCATCGCTCTATCCTGCCGAAAGCAATCATCTGGTCGATCTGTCTCAATTGGAGCAGCCGACCGTATCCTTTTTCGTCGCCCGCCTTGCCGGCAGGATCGTCGGCTGCTGCGCGCTCGTCGAAGCCGGTGACGGTACGGCCGAGATCAAGCGGATGTTCGTCGACCCGGAGGCGAGAGGGCTGAAACTTGGCAGGCTTCTTCTTTCCGCTCTTGAAGCCAAGGCGGAAAAGCTCGGGCTCACGGCAATCCGTCTTGAAACCGGCATCTACCAGCCGGAAGCGATCGGCTTGTACAAGGCGTCCGGATATGTCGAAACGGCACCGTTCGGCAGCTATCGGCCGGATCCGCTGAGCCTGTTCATGGAAAAACCGGTCGGGCAGGAGGCATAA
- the yidD gene encoding membrane protein insertion efficiency factor YidD: MCPQPDADHGGTRGDAGGRNWSGPFRRTPGRLVGMAMIRAYQLTLSGFIGNSCRHLPTCSEYGFEAIARYGLWAGGWLTLFRVIRCGPGGTHGFDPVPDRLAPRQRWYTPWRYWQPRRKEA; this comes from the coding sequence ATGTGTCCCCAGCCCGATGCCGATCACGGAGGCACCCGCGGCGATGCCGGTGGCCGGAACTGGTCAGGACCGTTCCGCAGGACGCCGGGGCGGCTCGTCGGCATGGCGATGATCCGCGCCTATCAACTGACGCTGTCGGGCTTCATCGGCAATTCCTGTCGTCACCTGCCGACCTGTTCGGAATACGGCTTCGAGGCGATCGCCCGATACGGCCTGTGGGCCGGTGGTTGGTTGACCCTGTTCCGGGTCATCCGTTGCGGCCCGGGCGGAACCCACGGATTCGACCCGGTGCCCGACCGCCTCGCACCTCGCCAGCGCTGGTACACGCCATGGCGCTACTGGCAGCCACGCCGAAAGGAAGCGTGA